Within the Rosa rugosa chromosome 2, drRosRugo1.1, whole genome shotgun sequence genome, the region CGTCTGTTGAATTCTTAGTTTCAGAAGTTTCATTCTATCTACCATACTTAACCTTATTTTTCCACTTAATTAAGTATAGCCCCTAACATAATTTCTGATAGAATCACTTGGTATGTAATTTGTATTGGATTCCAGATGCTGATGCATGTCTTGAATAGGATAGTGCACCAACtgtaatttttgttattttaacacactttttatttattcatttatcTAAATGTCTATCTAACTTAAATTGTTGTTTTGTGTTGCCTTTCCAGATACGGCGGAATATTTCTTGATTCTGATATTATAGTTCTGAAATCACTATCTTCACTCAGCAATTGTGTTGGTAAAGAGGATAGACTAGCAGGAGGTTCTTTGAATGGTGCTGTAATGGCATTTAAAAGGAAAAGGTAATAATCTGAATTCATCTCTAATAGCGGGAAATCATTTGAATTAGACTTTTTATGACAGGgtccttttttctcttttgtgatTTGTAAATCAGCTTTTCTATGGATTGCAGAATTCTTATTCCCGCCTCTTTAACCTCATCTCTCCTAGTGCTTTAGGATTTCATAAACAGAAATCATTATTACTCTGTAATTTCTCCCCTGACATTGCACTGCCCCAACAGTGTTTTCCATCAATACTAGGGTGGAAGACGTAACAGGTTTAGGGAATCAGCAGTATGGTTTAAAAGAATTACTTCTAGGTTCTAGATatctttgtgtgtgtgtgtgtgtgtttttgtgttttaatagATTTACTTCTAggtactacatatatatatatatatatatatatatatatatatatatatatatatatatatatatatacacatatgtgtgtgtatatatgtatatatatacacatatatgtgtgtatatatgtatatatatatgtgcggaGCCGTTCGAGAgtggacgtccgcaacccagaaaaagtgcggacgtcgctgctccggcctcgatcgacgggcgacggcgcggcgcggctcaccggagggaggccaggggtcgtgcggagggatctgcggtcgggtggagtcgccggcgacgggttttgggtgctgcacagaacctgcagttgcaggtgaggtggctgcccagaaaccggcaagcccgacctcctccgacctcgaatgGTGCCCAGAACGGTCCgggacgcctccggcctccctcctgcaagcccCGCGCCACCGTCGCCGcctgctgcgtcgacgtccgcactttagcgacagtgcggacgtccgccctTGATCGGTCctgtatatatgtgtatatatgtgttCTACAACAAATTGGGTAGCAAGATGCAGAAACAATCAATATGAAACCTTTTGGATATAAGAACTTTTTTATTCTCTCTATTGCAGCCTCTTTGTTATGGAGTGCTTGAAAGAGTTTTATATGACATATGATGATACTCGTTTAAGATGGAATGGAGCTGATCTTTTGACAAGAGTTGCACGGAGGTTTTTGACTATTCGTAATAAATCCGTTAGACAGATGGAGCTGAACATGCTACCTTCTTTCACATTTTTCCCAATTGCTCCTCAGAATATCTCAAGGTACTCTTCTGATTTCTTGCTTTCTATATGTTTTAGGCTTGATGTGGTGGGCGTATTTTATTGAGATGTTATCCAGGGCATGAGTgtcatcttttgtttttcttcttatgTCTTTTTGTTTGTATCTTGTCTTTAAAGAAGAAAACAGTAAGATTCTATGCTACTATTCTGAAACATGCATCACTACATAAGTAGATTTTGCAAGGATGATAGTAGTTTGAGTTGATGAGGGTTCTTAGAGAAGATCAACAAAAGTAAAACGTATAATATTACTATTCTGAAACTATTGTCAGAATGCATGTTTTCCGGTTTCCACCCCAGTCTTTCAGTTTAACAGCACTTCCCTAGCTTGATCCCCCCATTTAGCTGACAGGTGAATAATCAGGGTTGCAAATGGTCTGAGCTCAAGCTCAATCATATTTCATATAGGAAGGTAGGTAGCATATGTTGTGATTAATTGATTATGCTACAATTCGCCTTGACCAAAACATGGTGCAAGTTGAATTTGTCTTTTTACTCACTGATGGCATGCAAGTTCGCGAGCTTGCACATGCATCTAGCATGTCTATCTGTATGCAATTACCCAGGCTAGTGAGACTAGAAACTTGTTTTATTTAGACTTTTTTGTATCATTACATGCGAGTTAGGCAACGGATATGTGATCTAACTGGTTATGTAGTCTGGGAAAATCATATATTGAACTTTTTGTCCTTCTATATAgtcatcaattttgtttcaCTTTCTCTCATGCACTTTCCTATCACTAAACCTGATTGAAATGCAAACAGATATTTCACTGCACCTACAACTGAGACCGAAAAAGCTCAACAAGATGTTCTGTTCAGAAAAATTCTGAATGAGTCCTTCACATTCCATTTTTGGAATAGCTTTACATCTTCTCTGATTCCAGAGCCAGAGAGCCTTGCTACCAGGCTTATTGATCACCGCTGTATCCGATGTTCTGACGTGTTGTGAATCTGTACAATTCCTCTGTTGGGTCAATACTGAAGGGTCCAGAAAAAATACAAGCTTATCAAGTATTCCCTTATCTCTGAGCTTATCCCTGAGCTCATGACCTTTTGTCTGTTCCGAAAGAAGGTCATGTGTCCTCTTTGTATGCTCATGCTGATGCAAAAATCAGTTTTAAGAAAATGCAGGCGACCTGTTGTAACTTTGGAAGTTAGTAGCTTAGGTATTTGTTTTTGAGCCGATGCCTTTCTTCCTAGAATAGAGTCTGGCTAAAAATTTTGATTGCAATATTTGCTTATCATATCGGTGTCACAAATGTTACACCGGTATTGAAGAGACTATTTGTGCAACTTACTAGTCAATATCAAATATAGAAAGATGtcttattcttttgtaatttTCTCATGATGACACTCTCAACATATAGAAATGTTATCTTCACAGTGTTGAATCATAGCTAATGTACAAAAACTTGTTTATTTATGGTGCTGCTGTAATTGCAAAATAGTGCCTTTACATGGTACTGTATTCTACAACCATATGCATACAAAGAGAAAATAAGTATAAACTATAAAGATTGACAAGCAAAATAGATAGTGCCTGAGTTGACAAGCAAAATAGATAGTGCCCGAGTCTCCATGATAGAAATTAATTTCCCAACAAATCAAGCAGGCCATGCCCTCAATACATGCCTTCCCCTCCAGACCGACCCTATGTGCTTTTCTTTTTGAGACATGGAAGGAGATCATTTACAATCATGCATAACCAGCACTAAGCTGTCACCCAGTTAAACTTAACCCTAATCCATAGCATTGGGACCAAAGCATCTTCTTTTCACAGGGTTCCACACCCATTGCACCATGAACTTTCTACCCTTCACCCCATTCACATTATACCCATTTCCCCATCTGTCCTTAGACACTACCCCAACATACCCACCACCCCCACCACTCCCATAAACCCCCATACACAAATCTGCTATTTCAGTTGGTGCAGTTGGGTCATCACCTGCATACCAAGCATTCACAAGTGGGTTGCTTGACACTTCTGCTAGCTCATGAGCTAGCACACTGATCATCCCATCAACACCCGGATCGCCATTCGGCGCTTTCATTATGTTGTTACCTCCATTTGTGCTAGGTGGTGGCCTGCCTGAGTACTTGGGCCATGCAAACGGGTATGCGCAGATGCCAGGACATTGCTTCCCACTGTAACCAACCCAAGCATAAGGCATAGTGACACCAACAATGGTTGGAAATGTGAAGTAGTGAAAACCACACACTGCTCTACAGAAATCTTGAACTTTAACATCAGAAGATGTTAGAACTAAGTAGAGACCATTGTTTGGATTGAGAGGTAATGCTCTCGGATATGATGAAGTGACAGCATGCTTGATGATGGATTGCATTGACAATCGGCTAAGAGAACCGCCATGGGAGTACTTAGAGTCATAGAACTCACCAGAAAGAGAAATAGTCCCAGTGATGTTTGAGCCAGTTTGATCAGTGTAGAGCCTCACAGTCTTCCACCAATCAGAAACAGAAGGGTAAGGGGCTGGTGAAGAGAGTGAGTAGATGAAATCTCTAATGGTGGATTGGTGAGTTGGGTTCCAATTCCCATACCAAATAATGTAAACGTTGATTGGAGAAGAAGCAAGGACAGGACCCATGTGGTACTGAAGGTCCACAAAATCAGAAGAGCCCTCATAGTTTTTGGCTTGGTTGAACTCTCTGCTTTGGCTCCATGGAAGAG harbors:
- the LOC133728904 gene encoding protein EXORDIUM-like 7, yielding MMQNLHCNFFFVLSSIFFSTTLALPWSQSREFNQAKNYEGSSDFVDLQYHMGPVLASSPINVYIIWYGNWNPTHQSTIRDFIYSLSSPAPYPSVSDWWKTVRLYTDQTGSNITGTISLSGEFYDSKYSHGGSLSRLSMQSIIKHAVTSSYPRALPLNPNNGLYLVLTSSDVKVQDFCRAVCGFHYFTFPTIVGVTMPYAWVGYSGKQCPGICAYPFAWPKYSGRPPPSTNGGNNIMKAPNGDPGVDGMISVLAHELAEVSSNPLVNAWYAGDDPTAPTEIADLCMGVYGSGGGGGYVGVVSKDRWGNGYNVNGVKGRKFMVQWVWNPVKRRCFGPNAMD